CTGCAAATTCATGTTAAAATGGAATGCAAGTTTTGAAAATAGGTGACTTTATGACAAAAGCGACAGATGATAAACAGTTTGAGCAGCAACATCTTGACTATCTGTTAAAGATGATTAAACAAAAGAAGTTAGAATTAACTTCGGCAATTAAGTCTGCTGAAGGTGAGGCAAGGAATCTTAATTCACATTTTTTTGACGATGTTAAATTAGATTACGATGGCTATTCGACTTCGATGGAAACGGCATTGTCTATTCATCAGCAACAGCAATTACTAGATGAACGGGAAAATGCTTGGCAGCAATCTGCTAAACAATTAGGTACAGTTAATCGCCTCGAGCAAAAGCCATTTTTTGCGCGAGTTGACTTTAAAGAAGGCAGTGAAAAACCTGAGACGATTTATATTGGTCTAGGGTCTTTTGCCGATCCTGATAATCATTTTTTAATTTATGATTGGCGGGCACCGATTTCTTCAATTTATTATGACGGTAAGCTTGGTCAAGTTTCTTATCAATCGCCTGAAGGCGAAGTTACTGTTGATATGACTAAGAAGCGCCAGTTCATGATTGAAAATGGTAAAATTGTCAACATGTTTGATACCAATGAATCAATTGGTGACCAGATGCTCTTAGAAGTTTTGGGTGAAAAGTCAAGCACGCAGATGAAGTCAATCGTAACTACGATTCAGCAAGAGCAGAATAAGATTATTAGAAACACTAGTGCAGATTTGTTATTTGTGCAAGGTGCTGCTGGATCTGGGAAAACGTCGGCTATTTTACAACGGATCGCTTATCTGCTTTATCGGTATCGTGGTAATTTAACCAGTAGTGACGTAATCATGTTTAGCCCCAATCAGTTGTTTAATGATTATATCAAAAATGTTTTGCCAGAAATGGGCGAACAAAATATGGTACAAATGACCTATTGGCAGTTTGTTGCTCGTCGTTTACCAAAGATGGAAGTTGAAAACCTCTTTGATCAGTTTGAAGATCAAGCTGCCAGTTCTGCAATTGGCCGTTTTAAAGATTCGACGCAATTCTTTAAGCTATTAACGCACTACGCCAAGCATCTAAATAAGCGAGGATTGATTTTTAAGAATATCTATTTTCGTGATACTAAGCATCCTTATTTTACTAAAGAAAAGATCAATGAGATCTATTACTCGTACAATGAAAACTATAATTTAACTAACCGAATTGATGCAACTCGCGAGGAATTGATCAAGTCACTTAATCGCAAGATTAATTCGGAAACTAAAAAGCCGTGGGTTAGTGATGCAATTCAGAGTTTAAGTAAAGAGCAACTTAATGCTTTGTATGATAAACCTGATCAGGAATTTGAATCTGAAGAAAAAGAAGAGAAGTTTCTAGGTCGTAAGATTGTGATGAAAGAACTTGATAAGGTCTATCAACAAATTCAGCATAATAGTTATCTTAATATGCCGGCACAATATTTGAGCTTTTTGCGAGCTGTTCCCAAGATGATTGATTTAACCAAATGGCAAATTAGTGCGGCTGACTGGTCTGAGCATATTACACAGGTTAAGCAGGGCTTAAAAAAACACCAATTGCACATGAACGATGTATCAGCTTATTTGTATCTGTATGACTTAATAACTGGTCGGCAAGTCAATTATGAAATGCGGTATGCCTTTATTGATGAGATTCAGGATTATACGCCGTTTCAGTTGAGTTATCTTAAATTTAACTTCCCACGAGCAAAATTCACGATGTTAGGGGACTTAAACCAGGCAATCTTTACTAAAGATGATAGCCGCGACCTTTTGAAGCAGATTAGTAGTCTATTTGATCCAGAAAAAACGGATGTGGTGCAATTAACTAAGTCGTATCGGTCAACTAGGCAGTTAACTGATTTTACTAAGCAAGTGTTGCGTCAAGGTGAAAAGATTGAATCGTTTAATCGACAAGGGCCCAAGCCAGCATTCTGGAAACGCGATAATAGCGACGAGGCAATTGCTGCATTGGTTCAAATTTTAAAGGATAATACTGAAGTTAACTTAACAACAGCTATTATTACTAAGGATTTAGCTAGTGCTAAGGATGTTAGTAAGCGACTAAAACAAACAGGAAGTAAGGCAACGTTAATTGCGACAGCTAATCAACGTTTGGTTGATGGTACACTAGTTTTGCCGTCATACTTAGCCAAGGGCTTGGAATTCGATGCGGTTGTGATGTGGGATGCTTCTGATCAATGTTATCATGAAGCTGATGAAACACAACTGGTCTATACGATTGCTTCGCGAGCAATGTATCAGCTTGATTTGATTTATGTAGGTCAAAAGAGCCGGCTGCTTACAGTAGACCCTGCTACATATGTAGAAAAGTAGGTAAGAAAAATGACAGGTAAAGAGCAATTTAAGTTTAAACGGATAGCTGAAATGACCGGACGGGAAATGTTCTGTGTTGCTAAATTACGGATTGATACATTTGTGACAGAACAAAAAATTACGGATCCTGAGCTTGACGATGATGACTTAATAGCGATTCAAGTTTATTTGTTAAATGATGATGATAGTGCTGCCCAAGCAGTATGTCGCTTGTTTAAAGAAGATGGCAAGTGGATGTTAGGACGGGTTGCTGTTGCTCAAAAAGCACGCGGACAACATTTGGGAACCAAGATGTTAAGCCAAGTTCATGAATACCTGCAAAATAAGGGTGTTAATCGTTTATATTGTCATGCGCAAATGCAAGCTAAGCCATTTTATGATTATTTAGGCTATCAAGCACAAGGTGAAGTATTTACAGAAGCTGGCGTGAAGCACATTATGATGTATTATGATTTATAAGTAAAAAAAGTCGCTTATTTAGCGGCTTTTTCTTTGAATTTTCATGTAATTACTAATATAATTACGTTAACAAGAGAGGTGCATTGTATGGTGAAAACACGTAAGCAGGGGAATTCTTTAATGATTACTATACCTGCAGAGTTTAAAGTTGAAGCAAATGCTGAATACCAACCTGTAATGGAGGATAATGGTGTAATTTCTTTTATTCCAAAGCATGATAATATTTTTGCTCAAAACCCGGAATATGATCTTAGAGCAGCAATAAAAGAATTAGGAGTATCTGATAACGGTGATTTAGTAGGACGAGAAGATGTTTGGCAATAATAACGACTGTCCCAAACAGGGCGACTTAATTTGGATCGATGCTGAACCGCATGCTGGACATGAATATGGTGGTCATGCACGTGACATCAATAATATTAGGCGTCCAATGTTAGTTGTTAGCTCAGATATTTATAATGAACGAACGGGTATGGTAGTAGGTTTTCCAATAACTTCTAAAGTGCCACGTGAATTCACAGTTAGTATGAAAATATCAACTAAAAAAATTAATGGATATGCAATTTTTAGTAATTTGCTGGGATATGACTATTCTGCTCGTCATGGACAAGTAATTGATCATTTAAATAAAGCATTGCGAATGCAGGCTTTAGCAGCGGTAAAAGATATTTTTGGTATCTATTAAGTTTAGTTTAAGTAAAAAAGTCGCTTATTTAGCGGCTTTTTCTTTGACTGCGGTTGTAACCAAGTTAGTTAATAGTTCATTACCCTGGTCACTTAAATGTAGACCATCTTCTTGGAAATAAGTTGAGATATTACTTAATTGGCTGAACGCATCGCGCATATTAATAAAAGGGATATGATATTTGTTCGCAATGATTTGGGCAATTTGTTGATAATGTGCTGATTTCTGTTCGTCGTAGCATTGCATGATGTTTTTATTATATGGATCTTGGGATAATGGCCCGACTATAATTACTTTATTAGGGCCAATTTGGGTAACTATTTTTGTTAAATTGTCGGTATATTGGTTGCTAGGGATGCCCCAAGTTGCCATGTCATTGGTACCAAATTCGACTACGATAATATCTGCTGCTGAGTCAATTAAATTAACTCGCTTAAGTCCATCTGCAGTGGTTGCGCCGCTAAGAGAAACATTTTTAATTGCGAAGACTGCCCCTAATTTAGTTTGTAAGCTACTTGTAACTAAATCGGTATCGTGACCAGCTCGATAACCATTAAAAATTGAATCACCGAATAAAATAATCTCTGTCATTTTAGATATCCTTTCTGTTTTATTATTCTTATTTACCTTATAATAAAAGAAATAGAATTGAAGGGCAATTATAAGATGAAGAATTATTTACAGTTTGATCGGGATCAGTGGGCCTCTTTTTCGTCTGCTGATCAGGTTAAGATTACGGCAGATGAGTTGGCCAAAATTAAGTCACTGGGTGATGTGGTGGACTTAAACGATGTTCGTCAGATTTATGGTAGTTTGGTTAAGTATCTGCATTTGGCTTATGAAGAAAAACGCTCTTTACAACAAAAACAATGTAATTTCTTGCAGGAAAAGCTCAAGCCAGCACCATTTATTATCGGCATTTCAGGATCAGTAGCTGTTGGTAAGTCGACTACGGCAAGACTGGTGCAGTTATTGCTAAGTCGGACTTATCCGGAATTAAAAGTTCACTTAATGACTACCGATGGCTTTATCTATTCTAATCAAGAATTGAAGCGGCGTAATTTATTTGAGCGCAAGGGGTTTCCAGAAAGCTATGATATGCAGCTGCTCAATAACTTTTTGCAAGATGTTTTAAGTGGTAAAGCTGATATTGTTTATCCGATTTATTCTCAAGAACTTAGTGATATTGTGCCTGGGCAATATGGTCATGTTCGTCAGCCCGATATCCTGATTATTGAAGGAATTAATACTCTGCAATTACCAACTAATGGGCAAATCGTTACTAGTGACTTTTTTGATTTTTCAATTTATATTGATGCGCCTGAAGAATTAATTGAGCAATGGTTTATGCAGCGGTTTGACCGAGTTTTGGAAATGAATAAGCATAATCCGCATAACTTTTATTACCAAATGGCCAATGGTCCGCGTCAAGATGCTTTACAACTGGCACAAGAGACATGGCAAATGGTTAATTTGGTTAACTTGCGAGAATATATTGCACCGACTAAGCAACGGGCGACACTAATTTTGCATAAAACTACGGGTCATTTAATCGATCAAATCTACCTCAGACACTTTTAATTTGTTATAATTATTGGTATGAATACGATTTATTTATTATTAATTAAAAAATTTGCTTTGCCTCCAGCGTGTTTTTAAACAGGTAAAATATTATTTCATTAAAATTATGAGGAGACAAAAGCAATGGTACAAGCAATTAATTTAAAAAAAGGTATGGTTTTTAATCAGGATGGTAAGCTGATTCGGGTGCTAAAGGCCAATCACCATAAGCCTGGCAAGGGTAATACCGTTATGCAAATGGACTTGCGCAATATCGAAAGTGGCGCAGTAGTCCACAAGACGATGCGCCCAAGTGAAAAGGTTGATTTAGTCGATATTACCAAAAAGAAGGCACAATACCTTTATAATGAAGGTGACGTGTATACCTTCATGGATACAGAAACCTATGAGCAATATGAAGTATCTAGTGAACAACTTGGTGATGATAAACTTTATTTGATTCCTAATATTGAAGTACAATTGGAATTTGCTAATGATAGTAAGTTACTGGGGGTTGAATTACCATCAACGGTCGAAATGAAGGTTACGCAAACTGAGCCTGGCATTAAGGGAGCAACGGTTACTGGCTCTGGTAAGCCTGCTACTATGGAAACTGGATTAGTAGTACAAGTTCCTGATTTTGTTAAGGAAGGCGAGAACTTAATCATTAATACTGCTGAAGGTGAATATAAATCACGTGCTGAAAGTAGCAAGTAACAGATAATTGAAGAAAGCAAAACAGGTTATTGGGCAATAATTGCTCAATAACCTGTTTTTATCTAATTAAGAATAAAATTATTGGACTGATGCTTTAGCGGCTGTTAAGACATCCATCACGGCAATACTGTGATCGTAAAGTTGATTGGCGGTTTCAGTATCATGATTATCAATAATGGTGACAAAGTCATTGAATTCACTGGCCATTCGATGATCATACTGATTAAGCTTTACTCTCTTTGTTTCACCTTTTCTAAGCTCGACGGTAAAGCTATCAAGTACACCTGTGGAACCGTCAAAGTAAATAGAACCTTTTTCTCCTTCGATAAATGAGCGTGGAGTAGTATAACTATCTTTACTTGCGATTAAAACAGCCTGTTTATCTGGATAAGTTAGGTTCAAAATTCCCGAGGTGTCAATTCCTCTTTGCATAACGGGATAATATTGCACGTGGCTAGGCTTGCCAAAAAGTCCCACAGCTAAATGAATATTATAAATATTTAGGTCGGTTAGAGTTCCACCGCCTTTAGCTGGATCGAAAACTGGGGCAATTTTACCTACTAAGAAATTATCGTAGCGACTAGAATATTGAGTATAGTTAAGTGAAATAATG
This DNA window, taken from Lactobacillus sp. ESL0684, encodes the following:
- a CDS encoding GNAT family N-acetyltransferase, which gives rise to MTGKEQFKFKRIAEMTGREMFCVAKLRIDTFVTEQKITDPELDDDDLIAIQVYLLNDDDSAAQAVCRLFKEDGKWMLGRVAVAQKARGQHLGTKMLSQVHEYLQNKGVNRLYCHAQMQAKPFYDYLGYQAQGEVFTEAGVKHIMMYYDL
- a CDS encoding Gfo/Idh/MocA family oxidoreductase gives rise to the protein MKLGIIGSGNIVHDFLTTAGQIDNLELAAISTTKRSEQIGHDLAKQYGIKQVYTDNTRLVNDPNVDTVYVAVPNSLHYEVVKQAIEADKNVICEKPYTETTTEAKELKQIADEHDVIIVEAITNIHLENYKVIKKLIPKIAPIHIISLNYTQYSSRYDNFLVGKIAPVFDPAKGGGTLTDLNIYNIHLAVGLFGKPSHVQYYPVMQRGIDTSGILNLTYPDKQAVLIASKDSYTTPRSFIEGEKGSIYFDGSTGVLDSFTVELRKGETKRVKLNQYDHRMASEFNDFVTIIDNHDTETANQLYDHSIAVMDVLTAAKASVQ
- the coaA gene encoding type I pantothenate kinase — translated: MKNYLQFDRDQWASFSSADQVKITADELAKIKSLGDVVDLNDVRQIYGSLVKYLHLAYEEKRSLQQKQCNFLQEKLKPAPFIIGISGSVAVGKSTTARLVQLLLSRTYPELKVHLMTTDGFIYSNQELKRRNLFERKGFPESYDMQLLNNFLQDVLSGKADIVYPIYSQELSDIVPGQYGHVRQPDILIIEGINTLQLPTNGQIVTSDFFDFSIYIDAPEELIEQWFMQRFDRVLEMNKHNPHNFYYQMANGPRQDALQLAQETWQMVNLVNLREYIAPTKQRATLILHKTTGHLIDQIYLRHF
- a CDS encoding AbrB family transcriptional regulator: MVKTRKQGNSLMITIPAEFKVEANAEYQPVMEDNGVISFIPKHDNIFAQNPEYDLRAAIKELGVSDNGDLVGREDVWQ
- the efp gene encoding elongation factor P — translated: MVQAINLKKGMVFNQDGKLIRVLKANHHKPGKGNTVMQMDLRNIESGAVVHKTMRPSEKVDLVDITKKKAQYLYNEGDVYTFMDTETYEQYEVSSEQLGDDKLYLIPNIEVQLEFANDSKLLGVELPSTVEMKVTQTEPGIKGATVTGSGKPATMETGLVVQVPDFVKEGENLIINTAEGEYKSRAESSK
- the helD gene encoding RNA polymerase recycling motor HelD gives rise to the protein MTKATDDKQFEQQHLDYLLKMIKQKKLELTSAIKSAEGEARNLNSHFFDDVKLDYDGYSTSMETALSIHQQQQLLDERENAWQQSAKQLGTVNRLEQKPFFARVDFKEGSEKPETIYIGLGSFADPDNHFLIYDWRAPISSIYYDGKLGQVSYQSPEGEVTVDMTKKRQFMIENGKIVNMFDTNESIGDQMLLEVLGEKSSTQMKSIVTTIQQEQNKIIRNTSADLLFVQGAAGSGKTSAILQRIAYLLYRYRGNLTSSDVIMFSPNQLFNDYIKNVLPEMGEQNMVQMTYWQFVARRLPKMEVENLFDQFEDQAASSAIGRFKDSTQFFKLLTHYAKHLNKRGLIFKNIYFRDTKHPYFTKEKINEIYYSYNENYNLTNRIDATREELIKSLNRKINSETKKPWVSDAIQSLSKEQLNALYDKPDQEFESEEKEEKFLGRKIVMKELDKVYQQIQHNSYLNMPAQYLSFLRAVPKMIDLTKWQISAADWSEHITQVKQGLKKHQLHMNDVSAYLYLYDLITGRQVNYEMRYAFIDEIQDYTPFQLSYLKFNFPRAKFTMLGDLNQAIFTKDDSRDLLKQISSLFDPEKTDVVQLTKSYRSTRQLTDFTKQVLRQGEKIESFNRQGPKPAFWKRDNSDEAIAALVQILKDNTEVNLTTAIITKDLASAKDVSKRLKQTGSKATLIATANQRLVDGTLVLPSYLAKGLEFDAVVMWDASDQCYHEADETQLVYTIASRAMYQLDLIYVGQKSRLLTVDPATYVEK
- a CDS encoding type II toxin-antitoxin system PemK/MazF family toxin, which codes for MFGNNNDCPKQGDLIWIDAEPHAGHEYGGHARDINNIRRPMLVVSSDIYNERTGMVVGFPITSKVPREFTVSMKISTKKINGYAIFSNLLGYDYSARHGQVIDHLNKALRMQALAAVKDIFGIY
- a CDS encoding SGNH/GDSL hydrolase family protein, which gives rise to MTEIILFGDSIFNGYRAGHDTDLVTSSLQTKLGAVFAIKNVSLSGATTADGLKRVNLIDSAADIIVVEFGTNDMATWGIPSNQYTDNLTKIVTQIGPNKVIIVGPLSQDPYNKNIMQCYDEQKSAHYQQIAQIIANKYHIPFINMRDAFSQLSNISTYFQEDGLHLSDQGNELLTNLVTTAVKEKAAK